In Desulfoferula mesophila, the genomic window CGCCTTTTTTCCAGCCAGGCGATGATGCCCAGGGCCACGGACTCGTTCCACCTTTGTTGAGGTGCGTCCACGTGCTTCCTCCATGTGCTTGGGTCAAAGAGGGCGGGGTCGGGCTCCTAGAAGGTCAACACCGGCAGCCCCGTCTGCAAATATTCGGTGAGCGGGGCGCCCATGTAGATGACCTGGAGGCCCAACTCTTCCAGGCGCGGGGCCACGCCGTATTTGTCGGCGCAGGCCCGGCAGGCCAAGAGCTCCACCCCGGCCCGCTTCAGTTCCTCCAGCTCGGCCTGCAGCTCGGCGTCCTCGGCCAGCAGAGAGGCCGAAGGCCCCCATACCACCAGGCGCACCGCGGGCCACCAGTTTTTTAGCCGGGAATTCTTGGCGTACATGAACACCATGTTCTTGGCCACTTCGCGGTCGCGGGAAGACCATATCAATACCAGGGTGTCGGCCTTGCTTTCCATGCTCAGCTCTCCATGAGGATGTTTGGTCGATGCCGGGATGGCGCTACTGTTTATTATGCCCCAAATGTGGCCGCCGAGAAAAATATCCGCGTTTTCGGCTTGGGCCGAGAAAGATTTACCCGGCAAATCAAGGAGTTCAGCGGAGCGCCTTGCAAAAGGCCGCCGTATAACCTACTTTATTAATAGGAAATAATGGTGGCTCAAATTCTAGAGCCGAGGTTGGCATGGTCGATGCAGTTAAATCGGGCAAACGCCAATCCCACCAAGGAGGATAGACATGAGACATATAACCACATTCGTCCTGGCCGCAACCTTTACCCTTCTTCTGGCCGCAGGGGCCATGGCTTGGGGCGGCGGCATGGGCGGCGGTTACGGCTGCGGCTACGGTTACGGTGGCCGCGGAGCCTCTCCGGCGTACCAAAACTACCAGGGCAATGGCTACGGGCCCGGCTACCAAGGCCGCGCTTATGGCCCGGCCTATTGTCCCGGTTGGGGATATCAAGGCAACCAGGGCCGGGGCTATATGGGCCCGGACCAAGGACAGGCACCTTACCAGGGCCAGGGCCAGGAATACAACCGGCCCGCGCCGGCCACCCCCCCGGCCGACAGCCTGGAACGATAAGTCATTCCCCCGGGGGTCCGGGCAGTTGGGCTCGGGCCCCCACCTCCCCAGGAGGTGAAACATGGCCCAGATGATACGTCGAACCGAACCCTGCCCCATCTGCCAGATGCCGGTCAAGACCGACGGGGCCAAGCTGGTAACCAAGCGCGACGGCAAGCTCTACTTTTTCTGCGCTCCCGGCTGCCGGGACAAGTTCCTGGCCGGCGGCCGCGCCGCCAAGCCCAAGGGCCGCTGGGGCCGCTTTTTGGACCGCTTGGCCCGGGCCAACGCCAAGGAGTTCGGCTCTTCGGGCCCGACCTGCTGCGGCTAGGCGCGGCGCCTGACCTGGCGGGCATTTGAGGATCACGGTAAGAGCCGCGATTCTCCCGGCTGGGTAAGTCCGTGCACCATTGGCGCCTCGATCGCCTTCGGACCGAAGCGCCATAAAAAAGGAGAGGACCGGCGTGTCCTCTCCCTTTTTTTTGTCATGCCTCCCCAACCGCAGCGGCGAACGCACCGATCATCCTCGGGCCGGGGGCAAAAAGAAAGGGAGGGGACGTCAGTCCCCTCCCCTGTATTTATCCTAGAGGCCTCAGCAGCCGCAGCTACTGCAACTGCCGCAACTACTGCTTTCGGGCTGGGGCAAGGGCTTGGAGCTGGAAAGCATGAAGCCCTGCTGCTCGGCGTCGGTGAGATAGTCCAGTTTCATGTCGCCCACTACCTCGGCCAACTTGGCCTCGATCACATAGCTGATGCCGTCCACGTCGTAGGTGTCATCGCCGTCGCGGGCCTGATCCACGCCCATGGCCAACTGAGAGCCGCTGCATCCCGATTGCAGGAAGATGCGGATGGGGGGTTCGAGGTTTTTTTCCGCCATTACCGCTTTGAGGGCCTCGCTGGCCGCGGGGGTAACTTCCATCATGACTAAATAGCCTTTCGCTAGGGGTTTTCCGTTTAGAAAAACATAAGGTCCCGGCCAGCCAATTGCAAGTGACGCGCTAGAATTCCATATCCAGGTCCACGCCCAGGCGCTCCCACTGGGCCGCCGCCTCGGCCTCGCCCTTGGCGACCTCTTCCTCGCTCCAGGGTTCGATGACCAGGCAATCGGCCACCAGCTCCCAGATATATTTCACCTCATATTTGTAGTCGTCGTAGTACTTGGGCAGGCGCTTCATGATCTGGTCGTGACAGTTGGAGCAGGCCACCACCACCACGTCGGCGCCGGATTCCTTGATGGACTCGTACTTCTTGCGCCCGTGCCAGGCCGCGTCGTCTTCCCAGGGCAGGGGCCAGTTGCCGCCGCCCGCGCCGCAGCAGTTGCCGTTCATGCGGTTGGGCTCCACCTCCACGAAGTTGTCCGCGCACTGACTGATGATCCAGCGGGGCTCGTCGAAGTAGCCGTGGCCGAAGTGGCTCTCTAGCTCCCGGCCGTGCTTACAGCTGTCGTGCCAGGTGAAGGTCTTGCCCGCGTACACGCTCTTGTCCAGCTTGATGCGCCCCGCTTTGATGATCTCCACCAAATAGTCGTAGAGATAGATGAAGTTGGTGGTGTTGTCCGGATCGTCGAACTCGCACATCTTCATGCCGTTGCGGCAGCCGTAGGAGCCGCCGCCGCAGTCGGGCATGATCATCCGGCCGATGTTGAACTCTTTCATCATGTCGATCTTGCGCTGGGCCAAGATGCGGGTGGCCTCGTAGTTGCCGGTGAACAGGCCCCAATCCACCGCCTCCCAGTTTTTGCTGGGGATGGTCCAGTTTTCCTTGGCCGCGTAAAAGATCTTCCACCACCAGTACATGTCCTCGAAGTCGCCGAAGACCTCCTTGGAGTTGGGGAAGAACAGGATGTCCGCGTCCTGTTTGTCCACCGGCACGTAGAAGCCGGGGCAACAGTCCTCGGCCATTTCCACGCCCATGTCGGCCATGGTGAACAGATAGTCCTCGCGGGGGATGGCCATGTTGTTGCCGGTGTTGAGCACGTTTTCCACGCCCTTGTGCAGGATGCCCGGCACCTTGTCGCGGGGACGCAGGCTTTTCATGTAGCCAAAGATGGCCGGCATGTCCAGGCCCATGGGGCAGGCGGCGGCGCAGCGGCCGCAGCCGGTGCACAGCCAGGGGAAGCGGC contains:
- a CDS encoding DsrE family protein, which translates into the protein MESKADTLVLIWSSRDREVAKNMVFMYAKNSRLKNWWPAVRLVVWGPSASLLAEDAELQAELEELKRAGVELLACRACADKYGVAPRLEELGLQVIYMGAPLTEYLQTGLPVLTF
- a CDS encoding LDCC motif putative metal-binding protein, with protein sequence MAQMIRRTEPCPICQMPVKTDGAKLVTKRDGKLYFFCAPGCRDKFLAGGRAAKPKGRWGRFLDRLARANAKEFGSSGPTCCG
- a CDS encoding IscA/HesB family protein codes for the protein MMEVTPAASEALKAVMAEKNLEPPIRIFLQSGCSGSQLAMGVDQARDGDDTYDVDGISYVIEAKLAEVVGDMKLDYLTDAEQQGFMLSSSKPLPQPESSSCGSCSSCGC
- a CDS encoding (Fe-S)-binding protein, encoding MSELIRPQKLPEDVLEKLEGANLNLCLTCGTCSGGCPITGNPAEDMQGWDTRKVIRMLALGMLDEVVNSRFPWLCTGCGRCAAACPMGLDMPAIFGYMKSLRPRDKVPGILHKGVENVLNTGNNMAIPREDYLFTMADMGVEMAEDCCPGFYVPVDKQDADILFFPNSKEVFGDFEDMYWWWKIFYAAKENWTIPSKNWEAVDWGLFTGNYEATRILAQRKIDMMKEFNIGRMIMPDCGGGSYGCRNGMKMCEFDDPDNTTNFIYLYDYLVEIIKAGRIKLDKSVYAGKTFTWHDSCKHGRELESHFGHGYFDEPRWIISQCADNFVEVEPNRMNGNCCGAGGGNWPLPWEDDAAWHGRKKYESIKESGADVVVVACSNCHDQIMKRLPKYYDDYKYEVKYIWELVADCLVIEPWSEEEVAKGEAEAAAQWERLGVDLDMEF